In Nicotiana tabacum cultivar K326 chromosome 17, ASM71507v2, whole genome shotgun sequence, one DNA window encodes the following:
- the LOC107790335 gene encoding uncharacterized protein At4g06744, with translation MRAKNIFSSHFFSTALAAQLLAILFISNSSFCHATALISSAGKNDRREAIEIIIIGDVPPIAPAYPPSNGDDPDNWYSPPPEPLCPLPPPPPPPAESPCPPPMPPSPPPSPPPPPPPSPSPPPPPPPPKVRPKHSPPPPSTPGYLTAELRKVIKVIQNFKKTITSDPFGVTKTWVGNDICRKYVGFTCYKNHVVAIDFNGFRFNGSQLSLRKFIEEIKTLVIIHLNSNNFTGSVPEISTKTHPKLFELDLSNNKLAGPFPKAVLGATNLTYLDVRFNQLTGPVDPQVFTLDLDVLFLNNNGFSGEIPETFGRTAALFITLANNRFTGEIPKSIGNACRNILEVLFLNNQLCGCLPYEIGLLKLATVFDASVNKLTGPIPHSFGCLRDMQLLNISYNQLYGPVPESLCKLSHLQKLTLKFNYFTQVGPECRKLIKEKVLDISMNCVLDLENQRKPEECEAFFLQPRKCPDMESLSKVPCNIDEFSSRQSSGRAYRHHRARAHSTTYAAINKPHL, from the exons atgagggcaaaaaaCATATTTAGCTCTCACTTCTTTTCCACAGCATTAGCAGCTCAATTACTCGCCATCCTCTTTATCTCAAACTCCTCATTCTGCCATGCAACTGCCTTAATTTCTTCAGCTGGCAAAAATGATAGAAGAGAAGCAATAGAAATCATAATCATAGGTGATGTCCCTCCCATAGCTCCTGCCTATCCTCCTTCTAACGGAGATGATCCAGATAATTGGTATTCACCTCCTCCTGAACCACTAtgtcctcttcctcctccaccGCCGCCTCCTGCAGAGTCACCATGTCCCCCTCCCATGCCTCCATCCCCACCGCCCTCACCACCACCTCCACCACCACCCTCACCCTcacccccaccaccaccaccaccacctaaAGTTCGTCCCAAACACTCACCACCCCCACCATCCACCCCAGGTTATCTTACCGCAGAACTAAGAAAAGTCATAAAAGtcattcaaaatttcaaaaagacaATAACTAGCGACCCCTTTGGCGTAACAAAAACATGGGTAGGCAACGACATTTGCAGAAAGTACGTCGGATTCACTTGCTACAAAAACCACGTTGTTGCCATCGACTTCAATGGTTTCCGCTTCAACGGCAGTCAACTGTCCTTGAGGAAGTTCATTGAAGAAATCAAGACTTTAGTCATCATCCATCTCAACTCCAACAACTTCACTGGCTCGGTACCTGAAATATCAACCAAAACGCACCCTAAACTTTTCGAACTCGATTTGAGTAATAACAAGCTTGCTGGGCCTTTCCCAAAAGCTGTTCTTGGTGCTACAAATTTAACCTATTTGGATGTTAGATTCAACCAGTTAACAGGTCCAGTGGACCCTCAAGTATTCACATTGGATCTTGACGTTCTTTTTCTTAACAACAATGGTTTTTCTGGTGAAATCCCAGAAACATTTGGCCGTACTGCTGCCCTGTTTATCACACTAGCCAACAATAGATTCACTGGTGAAATCCCTAAAAGCATTGGCAATGCTTGTAGAAATATCCTTGAGGTTCTGTTCTTGAATAATCAACTTTGTGGTTGCTTGCCTTATGAGATAGGCTTGTTGAAACTGGCAACTGTATTTGATGCTAGTGTGAATAAGTTAACAGGTCCAATACCTCATTCTTTTGGGTGCCTAAGGGATATGCAACTGCTGAATATTTCTTACAATCAGCTGTATGGTCCCGTGCCAGAATCACTCTGCAAGCTCAGCCACTTGCAAAAACTTACCTTGAAATTCAACTATTTTACTCAG GTTGGACCAGAATGTCGAAAGCTGATAAAGGAGAAGGTTCTTGATATTAGCATGAATTGTGTATTGGATCTTGAGAACCAGAGAAAACCTGAAGAATGTGAAGCCTTCTTCTTGCAGCCCCGGAAATGTCCAGACATGGAATCACTAAGTAAAGTACCTTGTAATATTGATGAGTTCTCTTCTAGGCAAAGTTCTGGTCGAGCTTATCGCCATCACCGTGCAAGGGCTCATTCAACTACTTATGctgccatcaataaacctcaccTCTGA
- the LOC107790336 gene encoding protein IRX15-LIKE-like, translating to MKNNIGSNTKLILLHPYIQKQGSSNRLLWVLAFISFFTLAFLLTLIYTRESITSYTSVATVSTISGSTNPPLSKAVVRALTHYASNSNNTEHMSYTDIKQIADVLRQCQQPCNLLVFGLTHETLLWKALNHNGRTVFIDENRYYAAYIEEKYPGIEAYDVQYTTKLSEMKELIAAAKEQARNECKPVQNLLFSECKLGLNDLPNQFYEVNWDVILVDGPRGYWPEAPGRMSAIFTAGVLARSKKSGNPKTHVFVHDFNQKVDRITSEEFLCKENLVKSKHMLGHFVIGRMDSNSYHFCRNHI from the coding sequence ATGAAGAACAACATAGGCAGTAACACAAAACTCATACTCCTACATCCTTATATCCAGAAACAGGGCAGCTCCAATCGTTTATTATGGgttcttgcttttatttcatTCTTCACTCTTGCCTTTCTTCTTACTCTTATTTACACCAGAGAATCCATTACCAGTTATACCTCTGTAGCTACAGTCTCTACCATTTCTGGTTCAACCAATCCTCCATTGTCAAAGGCAGTGGTTAGGGCCTTAACACATTATGCTTCAAATTCCAATAACACTGAACATATGTCATATACAGATATCAAACAAATTGCTGATGTCCTCCGACAATGTCAACAACCTTGTAATCTCCTCGTTTTCGGCCTTACACATGAGACCCTTCTCTGGAAAGCCTTAAATCACAATGGACGAACAGTTTTCATCGACGAAAATAGATATTATGCTGCTTACATTGAGGAAAAATACCCAGGAATTGAAGCTTACGACGTGCAGTATACAACCAAGTTAAGTGAAATGAAAGAGCTGATTGCAGCAGCGAAGGAACAGGCACGAAATGAGTGTAAGCCAGTGCAGAATTTGTTGTTTTCGGAGTGTAAACTTGGACTTAATGACCTTCCTAACCAATTCTATGAAGTGAATTGGGATGTTATTTTGGTTGATGGACCAAGAGGGTATTGGCCTGAAGCACCTGGTCGAATGTCTGCTATTTTCACTGCTGGTGTGCTGGCGCGGAGCAAGAAGAGTGGCAACCCGAAAACACACGTTTTTGTGCATGATTTTAATCAAAAAGTTGATAGAATTACTAGTGAAGAGTTCTTGTGTAAAGAGAATTTGGTTAAGTCAAAGCATATGTTGGGGCATTTTGTCATAGGAAGAATGGATTCCAACAGCTACCACTTCTGTCGCAACCATATATAA